In Phyllobacterium zundukense, one DNA window encodes the following:
- a CDS encoding nuclear transport factor 2 family protein, giving the protein MQSDETAEIMRQFNQAFLEHEPAILKDLIAPDCVMESIQPAPDGTRYEGYDACLAFWQAIASDRVAYFEVEDTVAMGDRAIIRWRFNFGDGGSVRGVNLMRVRDGRIVEALGYSKSPGQAAPLPEVATA; this is encoded by the coding sequence ATGCAATCGGACGAAACAGCTGAAATCATGCGCCAGTTCAACCAGGCGTTTCTCGAGCACGAGCCCGCGATCCTCAAAGACCTGATCGCACCGGATTGCGTCATGGAGTCGATCCAGCCGGCGCCGGACGGAACGCGATACGAAGGTTACGATGCTTGCCTCGCGTTCTGGCAGGCTATTGCTTCCGACCGCGTTGCCTATTTCGAGGTCGAAGATACCGTTGCGATGGGCGACCGCGCCATCATCCGCTGGCGTTTCAATTTCGGCGACGGTGGGTCGGTTCGCGGTGTCAACCTGATGCGTGTCCGCGATGGCCGGATCGTCGAAGCACTAGGTTACTCGAAATCACCGGGTCAGGCGGCCCCGCTGCCGGAGGTGGCCACTGCGTAG
- a CDS encoding efflux RND transporter permease subunit → MNKFNLSDWALEHRSLVWYFMIIFAVAGGYAYMALGREEDPSFTIKTMVIQAQWPGASAQEVTQQVTDRIEKKLQELDNLEHTRSITTAGQTIVFVDLLPKTNAQDVKPTWSRVRNLIDDIRHEFPQGVAGPFFDDQFGDVYGNIFAFSGDGLSQRELRDFAEDARTQILKLPDVGKVDIVGAQDEVIYLEFSTRKIAALGIDRAAIISALQAQNAVTQSGFVEAGPERIALRVGGRFLSEDTLRGINLRVNDRFFALTDVASISRGYVDPPSSLFRFNGKPAIGLAIGMKTGGNLLAFGEALEKTITGIIQELPVGVSVEQVSDQPEVVHEAVGGFTKALFEAVAIVLAISFISLGFRAGLVVAIAIPLVLAITFMVMLYFGISLQRISLGALIIALGLLVDDAMIAVEMMVARLELGDSLTKAATYVYTSTAFPMLTGTLVTVAGFIPVAFNKSSAGEFTFTLFVVIAVSLIVSWIVAVVFTPLIGVTLLPKSMKKHAEHKGWSAKVFSHLLQFCLRWRWMTIIGTVLLFAGSVVGLSMVQQQFFPSSDRPELIIDWNLPQNSSIAETGRQMGQFEREVLAGNPAVEHWSTYVGRGAPRFVLSFDVQPADVAFGQTVIVTKGLDVRDKLKKDVEAYLQKTFPGTDAYVKLLEIGPPVGKPIQYRVSGEDLQTVRDLAQKLGTVVGTHPSLKNLAFDWNEPARVVKIDVMQDKARQLGVSSQDIAMALNTVVQGDSVTQVRDDIYLVDVVGRAAEKERGSIDTLLDLQLQASSGQSVPLSSVATFRYELEQPTVWRRDRLPTITVKAGISDTTQPATIVKALGEKIATFEKTLPAGYHVEVAGAVEESAKSQGPIANVIPAMLLVMATLLMVQLQSFHRLFLVFSVAPLALIGVVAALYLSSAPLGFVALLGVLALVGILIRNSVILIVQIEELRAEGMSPWKAVVEATEHRMRPIMLTAAAATLALIPISHEIFWGPMAYAMMGGIVVGTALTLLFLPALYVAWFRIPREIGEH, encoded by the coding sequence GTGAACAAATTCAACCTTTCAGACTGGGCACTCGAGCATCGCTCGCTCGTCTGGTATTTCATGATCATCTTCGCAGTCGCCGGCGGGTATGCCTACATGGCTCTCGGCCGCGAGGAAGACCCGTCATTCACAATTAAAACGATGGTGATCCAGGCCCAGTGGCCCGGGGCGTCTGCTCAGGAAGTGACGCAGCAGGTCACTGACCGCATCGAAAAGAAGCTGCAGGAACTCGACAATCTCGAGCATACCCGCAGTATCACCACCGCCGGTCAGACGATCGTTTTCGTCGATCTGCTGCCGAAGACAAACGCGCAGGACGTGAAGCCCACGTGGTCGCGGGTGCGCAACCTGATTGACGATATCCGGCACGAGTTCCCCCAAGGGGTGGCCGGTCCCTTCTTCGACGATCAGTTCGGCGACGTCTACGGCAATATCTTTGCCTTTAGCGGCGACGGGCTGAGTCAGCGGGAGTTGCGCGATTTCGCCGAGGATGCCCGAACTCAGATCCTCAAACTGCCAGATGTGGGCAAGGTCGACATCGTCGGCGCGCAGGACGAGGTCATTTATCTCGAGTTCTCCACGCGCAAGATCGCTGCCCTCGGCATCGACCGCGCCGCGATCATCTCGGCACTGCAGGCGCAAAACGCCGTGACGCAGTCCGGATTCGTCGAGGCGGGTCCGGAGCGCATCGCCTTGCGCGTCGGCGGCCGCTTTCTCTCCGAAGACACCTTGCGCGGCATCAATCTGAGGGTAAACGACCGCTTCTTTGCGCTGACCGACGTCGCCAGCATCAGTCGCGGTTATGTCGATCCGCCAAGCTCGCTCTTCCGCTTCAACGGGAAGCCGGCGATCGGGCTTGCGATTGGCATGAAGACAGGCGGCAACCTTTTGGCCTTCGGCGAAGCGCTGGAAAAGACCATCACCGGGATCATTCAGGAACTTCCGGTCGGCGTTTCGGTCGAACAGGTCTCCGATCAGCCGGAAGTGGTTCACGAGGCAGTCGGAGGCTTCACAAAAGCCCTGTTCGAGGCGGTTGCCATCGTGCTTGCGATCAGTTTCATAAGTCTCGGATTCCGTGCCGGGCTTGTCGTGGCGATCGCGATTCCCCTCGTCTTGGCCATCACCTTCATGGTGATGCTCTATTTTGGCATTTCGCTGCAACGGATCTCGCTCGGAGCGCTCATCATCGCGCTCGGCCTTCTCGTTGACGACGCCATGATCGCGGTCGAGATGATGGTGGCGCGGCTGGAATTGGGTGACAGCCTCACCAAGGCCGCCACCTATGTCTACACGTCCACAGCCTTCCCGATGCTCACCGGCACGCTCGTGACCGTCGCGGGCTTCATCCCGGTCGCGTTCAACAAGAGCAGCGCCGGCGAGTTCACCTTCACCCTCTTCGTCGTCATCGCCGTATCACTCATCGTATCCTGGATCGTTGCCGTCGTGTTCACGCCCCTCATCGGCGTGACCCTGCTGCCCAAGTCGATGAAGAAGCATGCAGAACACAAGGGCTGGTCCGCGAAGGTATTTTCGCACTTGCTGCAATTCTGCCTGCGCTGGCGCTGGATGACGATCATCGGCACGGTTCTCCTCTTCGCCGGATCAGTCGTCGGCCTGTCCATGGTGCAGCAGCAGTTCTTTCCGAGCTCCGACCGTCCGGAACTCATCATTGACTGGAACCTGCCGCAGAACAGTTCGATTGCCGAAACGGGCCGTCAGATGGGTCAATTCGAGCGTGAGGTGCTGGCCGGCAACCCTGCGGTCGAGCATTGGTCGACGTATGTCGGACGGGGCGCGCCGCGCTTCGTTCTTTCCTTCGACGTCCAGCCGGCCGACGTTGCCTTCGGGCAGACCGTCATCGTCACCAAAGGGCTCGATGTCCGAGACAAGCTAAAGAAGGACGTCGAAGCTTACCTTCAGAAGACCTTTCCCGGAACTGACGCCTATGTGAAGCTTCTGGAAATCGGACCCCCGGTCGGCAAGCCGATTCAGTACCGCGTGTCCGGCGAGGATCTTCAGACGGTGCGTGATCTGGCACAAAAACTGGGAACTGTCGTAGGCACCCATCCTTCCCTCAAGAACCTTGCCTTTGACTGGAATGAACCGGCGCGCGTCGTGAAGATCGACGTGATGCAGGACAAGGCGCGCCAGCTTGGCGTCTCGTCCCAGGACATCGCCATGGCGCTCAACACCGTCGTTCAAGGGGACTCGGTAACGCAGGTCCGCGACGACATCTATCTCGTCGATGTCGTCGGCCGCGCCGCGGAAAAGGAGCGCGGCTCGATCGACACGCTGCTTGACCTGCAACTGCAAGCCAGCAGCGGCCAGTCGGTGCCGCTGTCGTCGGTCGCAACGTTCCGCTACGAGCTCGAACAGCCGACGGTCTGGCGGCGCGACAGGCTCCCGACGATCACCGTCAAGGCCGGGATCAGCGACACGACGCAGCCGGCAACCATTGTCAAAGCGCTCGGCGAGAAGATTGCGACGTTCGAAAAGACGTTGCCGGCAGGCTATCACGTCGAAGTCGCCGGTGCGGTCGAGGAAAGCGCCAAATCGCAGGGTCCGATCGCGAACGTGATCCCGGCCATGCTCCTCGTCATGGCAACACTGCTGATGGTGCAGCTTCAAAGCTTCCACAGGCTGTTCCTGGTGTTCTCGGTTGCTCCGTTGGCCCTCATTGGCGTCGTCGCGGCCCTGTATCTGAGCAGTGCCCCGCTCGGCTTTGTCGCCCTCCTTGGCGTGCTCGCGCTTGTCGGCATCCTCATCCGCAACTCGGTGATCCTGATCGTGCAGATCGAGGAATTGCGCGCGGAGGGAATGTCGCCTTGGAAGGCGGTGGTCGAGGCGACCGAACATCGCATGCGGCCGATCATGCTGACCGCCGCTGCGGCGACGTTGGCGCTAATCCCCATCTCGCACGAGATCTTCTGGGGACCGATGGCCTACGCAATGATGGGCGGCATCGTCGTGGGAACTGCGCTGACGCTTCTCTTCCTGCCGGCGCTCTACGTTGCCTGGTTCCGGATACCGCGTGAGATCGGGGAGCACTGA
- a CDS encoding putative quinol monooxygenase, producing MIIIAGYSRTKNINERDTAVAAFADMVRRARRADGCLDVAISADSVDPERINVFECWRDQQSLNAWRKVAKPPRFVARETQVKLYRSDKAEEPF from the coding sequence ATGATCATCATAGCTGGTTACTCACGCACCAAGAACATCAATGAGCGCGACACTGCGGTAGCAGCGTTCGCGGACATGGTCAGAAGGGCAAGAAGGGCCGACGGCTGCCTTGACGTGGCGATCAGTGCCGACTCGGTCGATCCAGAACGCATCAACGTCTTCGAATGCTGGCGCGATCAGCAGTCATTGAACGCATGGCGCAAAGTCGCGAAACCGCCGAGATTCGTTGCGCGGGAAACCCAAGTAAAGCTGTACCGAAGCGACAAGGCCGAGGAGCCATTTTGA
- a CDS encoding efflux RND transporter periplasmic adaptor subunit, translating to MQAIRLIGIGFACVQLVACEDKAEVALPPQHVRAIHASLAEYQPKAEITGEVKARIQSELSFRVSGRVIERFVDVSSPVHAGDILARLDDSEQRADVEVAQAGLQSAQAIARQKALTYERYEALLRSRSISQATFDGADKELRTAQASLEAAEAALGTAEDALSHTKLKADADGIITARDIEVGRVVSAAQAAFTLAHNGPRDAVFNVFEAFFLEGQPLPGVNVAPIADRTPETRATVREVSPFIDTRTGTIRIKVALPEDAQWPLGTPVVGEFRSPPHKGIVLPAGAIASAKGEPAVWRVAPGTGSVSLRTIAVARYRDGDVIASGGIAPEDLIVTEGGKFLKEGQTVAWEDK from the coding sequence ATGCAGGCTATACGTCTTATTGGAATCGGTTTCGCCTGCGTCCAGCTCGTCGCTTGCGAAGACAAAGCAGAGGTCGCGCTACCGCCGCAGCATGTCCGCGCCATTCACGCCTCGCTCGCCGAATATCAGCCAAAGGCTGAGATCACCGGCGAGGTGAAGGCGCGGATCCAGTCTGAGCTGTCGTTCCGCGTCAGCGGCCGGGTGATCGAGCGCTTTGTCGACGTCAGTTCGCCCGTACACGCCGGCGACATTCTCGCCCGCCTCGATGACAGCGAACAGCGTGCCGATGTGGAAGTGGCTCAAGCTGGGCTGCAGTCGGCGCAGGCGATTGCCAGACAGAAAGCGCTGACTTACGAGCGGTACGAGGCGCTGCTGCGCTCGCGGTCCATCTCGCAGGCCACCTTTGATGGGGCGGATAAGGAGCTGCGCACGGCGCAAGCCTCCCTGGAGGCTGCCGAAGCGGCTCTTGGGACGGCGGAGGATGCTCTTTCCCACACCAAACTGAAGGCCGACGCCGACGGGATCATCACCGCGCGGGACATCGAGGTGGGCCGGGTCGTGTCGGCGGCACAGGCCGCTTTCACACTTGCCCATAATGGTCCTCGTGACGCCGTTTTCAATGTATTCGAAGCCTTTTTCCTCGAAGGTCAACCGCTCCCCGGTGTGAATGTTGCGCCGATTGCGGACCGCACACCCGAAACGCGGGCGACTGTCAGGGAGGTCTCTCCCTTCATAGACACGAGAACCGGAACGATCCGTATCAAGGTGGCGCTGCCCGAAGATGCGCAATGGCCGCTCGGCACGCCCGTTGTCGGTGAATTCCGTTCCCCGCCGCACAAGGGAATTGTCCTGCCCGCGGGCGCTATCGCCTCTGCCAAAGGCGAGCCCGCCGTGTGGCGCGTCGCTCCCGGCACCGGCTCTGTCTCACTCCGGACGATCGCAGTCGCAAGGTATCGCGACGGCGACGTCATCGCGTCCGGCGGCATCGCTCCGGAGGATTTGATCGTCACCGAGGGAGGAAAGTTTCTCAAAGAAGGTCAAACCGTGGCCTGGGAGGATAAATAA
- a CDS encoding alpha/beta hydrolase, which produces MDTRMSPNPFRSMFALQGIGRSWPAPATDRKGARQLLSVAVLMSLAMTGCATRVENVLQPQVAVAASDASRVNMLVATTRKSSDDPGRLYSGERGTAISLNNVSVSIPPDRNRKIGKVQWPSRVPPNPQKEFAVLETGKVATEEQAFKWFRKNRNAKRQVLIFVHGFNNTYADAVFRFAQIVHDSGTDAAPILFAWPSRARVFDYLYDKESANYSRRALEDLILQATRSPDVDDVTILAHSMGTWLAAEALRGVAMREKSIPAKVKNVILASPDIDIDVFRRQFIEMGPKRPHFAILTSTHDKALEVSGWLSGGVDRVGGADLKPYGSVLEELGVSVIDTSATASNDPLGHNAFADNPEIVRLLGRRLAGQSLAGKEASFADRAGVAAANFAGSAARVAVATPVSVISGKARDVLKRELSPSTGQLVDGQVSY; this is translated from the coding sequence ATGGACACCAGAATGTCTCCCAACCCCTTTCGAAGCATGTTCGCCCTGCAAGGGATCGGCCGCTCGTGGCCGGCCCCGGCGACAGACCGGAAAGGCGCTCGTCAGCTGCTTTCCGTGGCGGTGCTGATGTCCCTCGCCATGACCGGCTGCGCGACCCGGGTGGAAAACGTCCTTCAGCCTCAGGTGGCCGTGGCCGCAAGCGACGCCAGCCGGGTGAACATGCTGGTAGCAACGACGCGCAAGTCATCGGACGATCCCGGTCGACTCTATTCAGGCGAGCGCGGAACGGCGATCTCGCTTAACAACGTCTCCGTCTCCATTCCTCCAGATCGAAACCGCAAGATCGGCAAGGTGCAATGGCCCTCACGCGTGCCGCCGAATCCGCAAAAGGAGTTTGCAGTCCTTGAAACCGGCAAGGTTGCGACGGAAGAGCAGGCTTTCAAATGGTTTCGCAAGAATCGCAACGCCAAGCGGCAGGTGCTCATCTTTGTCCATGGGTTCAACAACACCTATGCCGACGCGGTCTTTCGCTTCGCCCAGATCGTTCACGACTCGGGTACCGATGCGGCACCGATTCTCTTCGCCTGGCCATCGCGGGCGCGCGTTTTCGATTACCTCTATGACAAGGAGAGCGCCAATTACTCGCGGCGCGCCCTGGAGGATCTGATCCTTCAGGCGACCAGGAGCCCTGATGTCGATGACGTGACCATTCTCGCGCATTCGATGGGGACCTGGCTCGCCGCCGAGGCATTGCGCGGTGTTGCCATGCGCGAAAAGTCGATTCCGGCCAAGGTCAAGAATGTCATCCTTGCATCGCCAGACATCGATATCGATGTGTTTCGCCGCCAGTTCATCGAAATGGGGCCAAAGCGGCCGCATTTCGCGATCCTGACGTCGACACACGACAAGGCTCTGGAGGTCTCTGGATGGCTCTCGGGCGGCGTCGACCGTGTCGGTGGCGCAGATCTCAAACCATATGGCTCTGTGCTTGAAGAACTTGGCGTTTCCGTCATCGACACGAGCGCCACCGCCTCGAACGATCCGCTCGGCCACAATGCCTTTGCCGACAATCCTGAGATCGTACGCCTGCTTGGGAGACGGTTGGCCGGGCAATCGCTCGCGGGCAAAGAGGCGTCATTCGCGGATCGCGCGGGGGTGGCGGCCGCCAATTTCGCTGGGTCAGCAGCACGTGTAGCCGTTGCGACTCCGGTATCGGTCATCAGCGGCAAGGCCCGCGACGTATTGAAACGCGAGCTTTCCCCATCGACTGGGCAACTCGTCGACGGTCAGGTCTCGTATTGA
- a CDS encoding acetoacetate decarboxylase gives MKEGHVRERAFSMPLTSPAYPTGPYRFCQREYLVITYRTDPERLRELVPGPLEVIEPLVKYEFIRMPDSSGFGDYTESGQVIPVSFRGKQGSYTHSMFLNDESPIAAGRELWGFPKKFAQPTLRAETDTLVGTLDYGPVRVATGTMGYKHKPADAAAVLASLAEPNFLLKIIPHVDGSPRICELVEYHLEDIDLRGAWTGPGALDLHAHALAPVADLPVLEVVSTMHFIADLTLGLGNVVHDYLR, from the coding sequence ATGAAGGAAGGCCACGTGCGTGAGCGCGCGTTCTCAATGCCGCTCACCAGCCCTGCATATCCGACAGGTCCCTATCGGTTCTGTCAGCGCGAATATCTCGTCATCACCTATCGCACTGACCCCGAGAGATTGCGCGAGCTCGTACCAGGACCCCTCGAAGTGATCGAGCCGCTCGTCAAGTATGAATTTATCCGTATGCCGGATTCGAGCGGATTTGGCGACTATACCGAAAGCGGCCAGGTGATCCCCGTCTCATTCCGGGGAAAACAAGGCAGCTACACCCATAGCATGTTCCTCAACGACGAATCGCCGATTGCCGCCGGACGGGAGCTTTGGGGCTTTCCGAAAAAGTTTGCTCAGCCAACGCTTCGCGCCGAGACCGACACACTCGTGGGTACCCTTGACTATGGGCCCGTGCGCGTAGCCACCGGCACCATGGGTTACAAGCACAAACCCGCTGATGCGGCGGCGGTGCTCGCCTCGCTTGCCGAGCCCAACTTCCTGCTCAAGATCATTCCACATGTCGACGGCAGTCCGCGCATTTGCGAACTGGTTGAATACCACCTCGAGGATATCGACCTCCGCGGTGCATGGACGGGGCCGGGCGCGCTCGATCTCCACGCACATGCGTTGGCACCTGTCGCCGACCTGCCGGTGCTTGAGGTGGTCTCGACAATGCATTTCATCGCCGACCTGACCCTCGGTCTCGGCAACGTCGTCCACGACTATCTGCGCTAA
- a CDS encoding 3-hydroxybutyrate dehydrogenase, with protein MLLDNKVAIVTGAASGIGMEIAALFVREGARVTIADQDQERANAVANELGGHEHAIGIAVDVTNEAEVEACVAKTVAAFGKVDILVSNAGIQTVAPLHEFEFDRWKQLLAVHLDGAFLTTRACLREMYKHGRGGSIIYMGSVHSKEASILKGPYVTAKHGIMGLAKVVAKEGAAHGVRANVICPGFVRTPLVDKQIPEQAKKLGLSEQDVVRNVMLKDTVDGEFTTVEDVAQTTLFLAAFRSNALTGQSIVVSHGWGMQ; from the coding sequence ATGCTTCTTGATAACAAGGTTGCCATTGTCACCGGAGCGGCGAGCGGCATCGGTATGGAAATTGCCGCACTCTTCGTGCGCGAAGGCGCGCGTGTGACAATCGCTGACCAAGACCAGGAGCGCGCGAACGCAGTGGCCAACGAGCTCGGCGGACATGAACACGCGATTGGGATTGCCGTCGACGTGACCAACGAAGCCGAGGTCGAAGCCTGCGTCGCCAAGACTGTCGCCGCCTTCGGCAAGGTCGACATTCTCGTTTCGAACGCCGGCATCCAGACCGTGGCCCCGCTCCACGAGTTCGAGTTCGATCGATGGAAACAGCTTCTCGCCGTTCATCTGGACGGGGCTTTTCTCACGACGCGGGCCTGTTTGCGCGAGATGTACAAGCACGGCCGTGGCGGGAGCATCATCTATATGGGCTCGGTGCATTCCAAGGAGGCATCGATATTGAAGGGACCCTATGTCACGGCCAAGCACGGCATCATGGGACTGGCCAAGGTCGTCGCCAAGGAGGGCGCTGCACACGGTGTTCGCGCCAACGTGATTTGCCCGGGCTTTGTGCGCACGCCGCTCGTTGACAAGCAGATCCCGGAGCAGGCAAAGAAACTCGGACTCTCCGAGCAGGACGTCGTCCGGAACGTCATGCTGAAGGACACTGTTGATGGCGAGTTCACCACGGTAGAGGATGTGGCGCAGACCACCCTTTTCCTGGCCGCATTCCGTTCAAACGCACTAACGGGACAGTCAATCGTCGTCAGTCACGGCTGGGGTATGCAGTAA
- a CDS encoding TetR/AcrR family transcriptional regulator, giving the protein MKKSVSHSGPATSPARRRLLDTATRLFYAGGIHAVGIDRIIAEAGVAKATFYNHFPSKEELVVAYIEEQDRLGRAAVAALPKQPPREMIAAIMGRISEAVVAGGWRGCPFLNAAAEYPDPTSSVRQAVDARRAWYHGVLGQLLAADDDPNPSGTASLLVVLSDGLLESAYLDDPKRIPSLVREALARLLVRR; this is encoded by the coding sequence ATGAAAAAGAGCGTTTCTCATAGCGGCCCCGCGACCAGTCCCGCGCGTCGCCGCCTACTCGACACTGCAACCCGGCTCTTCTACGCAGGAGGCATCCATGCCGTCGGCATCGACCGCATCATCGCGGAAGCCGGCGTGGCTAAGGCGACGTTCTACAATCACTTCCCGTCAAAGGAGGAACTCGTCGTCGCTTACATCGAAGAGCAGGACCGGCTCGGGCGGGCGGCAGTGGCAGCACTGCCGAAGCAGCCTCCACGGGAAATGATCGCAGCGATCATGGGGCGTATCAGCGAGGCCGTGGTCGCGGGAGGTTGGCGGGGGTGTCCGTTCCTCAACGCGGCGGCCGAGTACCCCGACCCGACTAGCTCCGTACGCCAAGCTGTCGATGCACGCCGCGCGTGGTATCACGGCGTCCTCGGGCAACTTCTGGCAGCGGATGACGATCCAAACCCTTCGGGCACGGCCTCGCTCCTCGTCGTCCTTTCGGACGGTCTACTGGAAAGCGCCTACCTGGATGATCCTAAGCGTATTCCTTCCCTTGTCAGGGAAGCGCTAGCCAGACTGCTGGTCCGTCGTTGA
- a CDS encoding patatin-like phospholipase family protein: MNEHVLTDRNPVSKHPQQSGRPPFERIALLLQGGGALGAYQAGVYQGLAEAGLHPDWTAGISIGAINAALIAGNPPEDRVAKLRQFWELVTSTDLHWQFPPSSTADGNDTISTLLAQFDPSKGDVVRALSNQWSAARALCLGAPGFFMPRLLTPWLWPHGSTEATSYYDTRPLKATLERLVDFDRINSGAMRFSVGAVNVRTGNFVYFDTATHRIGPEHVMASGALPPGFPAVEIDGEHYWDGGLVSNTPLSWVVDNLPHRDTLAFQVDLWSAQGELPRKMAQIQARQKEIQYSSRTRAELNRFREIQFLRGALSRLIEKLPAELAASPEVDILRPASEPKVWNLVQLGYYSKKYEDDTKDYEFSRRSMEDHWQAGYHDTIRTLRHPEVLERPRSPDGVFTFDIAEQGRA, encoded by the coding sequence ATGAACGAACATGTTCTCACGGATCGCAATCCAGTGTCGAAGCATCCTCAGCAGAGCGGACGACCGCCCTTCGAACGCATTGCGCTCTTGCTGCAAGGCGGCGGTGCCCTCGGCGCATATCAGGCAGGCGTCTACCAAGGCCTGGCCGAGGCTGGTCTTCATCCCGACTGGACCGCCGGGATTTCCATCGGCGCGATCAACGCTGCCCTCATAGCGGGCAATCCGCCCGAGGACCGGGTCGCGAAGCTGCGGCAGTTCTGGGAGCTTGTCACTTCAACCGATCTACATTGGCAGTTTCCGCCCAGCTCGACAGCCGACGGCAACGATACTATCTCGACGTTATTGGCGCAGTTTGACCCATCAAAGGGCGATGTCGTCCGCGCCTTGTCTAACCAATGGAGCGCAGCCCGGGCTTTGTGCCTGGGCGCGCCAGGCTTTTTCATGCCCCGCCTGCTGACACCTTGGCTTTGGCCGCATGGTTCCACGGAAGCCACCAGTTACTACGACACGCGGCCGCTCAAGGCGACGCTGGAGCGGCTGGTTGACTTCGATCGCATCAATAGCGGGGCCATGCGTTTCAGCGTAGGCGCGGTCAATGTCCGCACCGGCAACTTCGTCTACTTCGATACCGCAACTCACCGGATCGGTCCCGAGCATGTGATGGCGAGCGGAGCTCTGCCGCCCGGTTTTCCCGCGGTCGAAATTGATGGCGAGCATTACTGGGACGGCGGACTGGTCTCCAACACACCGCTCAGCTGGGTCGTTGATAACCTGCCGCACCGTGACACACTCGCGTTCCAAGTCGATCTCTGGTCAGCCCAAGGCGAGCTGCCGCGCAAAATGGCACAAATTCAGGCGCGCCAGAAGGAAATCCAGTATTCGAGCCGCACCCGGGCCGAGTTGAACCGCTTCCGCGAAATACAATTCCTGCGCGGTGCCCTTTCACGCCTGATCGAGAAACTGCCGGCAGAACTGGCGGCGAGCCCTGAAGTTGACATCTTACGCCCTGCTTCCGAGCCGAAGGTCTGGAATCTTGTGCAGCTCGGCTATTACTCGAAGAAATACGAGGACGACACGAAGGACTACGAGTTTTCGCGTCGGAGCATGGAGGATCACTGGCAGGCGGGATATCACGACACCATCCGCACGCTACGCCATCCCGAGGTGCTCGAGCGCCCCCGTAGTCCCGACGGTGTCTTCACCTTCGATATCGCCGAGCAAGGGCGCGCATAA
- a CDS encoding efflux RND transporter periplasmic adaptor subunit, with protein MARYRFRYSLSGLAAVALLAGCGQDAGSGELAGPRPVKSVAASAAQAQTVRFPGVVQAGVQTDLAFRTLGRVVSRKAGVGDLVRAGDIVAGIDPLALELAVRSAVADMRNAQAQLENALLTEDRKRRLASTSASSVADLDLAEQALKSARANMGKAKASLDKTREQLGYAELRAEFDGVVAATWVEVGQTATAGQPVLTIARLDRRDVIVDVPEARLKSLRVGDRFDIALQLDDTLRTSGVLREIGPQADAGTRTHRLKIAIDKAPEVFRLGSVVTATPPKTQQGLPIGLPATAVVKRDGADHVWVVDPASHTVSFRPVRLDISPTGVRSVQVLSGLKDGEEVVVAGVNQLAEGQSVKTEQEQRP; from the coding sequence ATGGCCCGTTACCGCTTTCGTTACTCGCTTTCGGGCCTCGCGGCAGTCGCACTTCTTGCCGGCTGCGGTCAGGACGCTGGCTCTGGCGAGCTGGCCGGGCCGCGACCCGTCAAGTCCGTGGCCGCCAGTGCCGCGCAGGCGCAGACAGTGCGCTTTCCTGGCGTCGTCCAGGCGGGAGTGCAAACCGATCTTGCATTCCGCACTTTGGGGCGCGTCGTATCACGCAAAGCGGGTGTGGGTGATCTCGTGCGTGCGGGCGACATCGTGGCCGGGATTGATCCGCTCGCGCTTGAGCTCGCGGTCCGCAGCGCCGTAGCCGATATGCGCAATGCCCAAGCGCAGCTTGAGAACGCCCTGCTAACGGAGGATCGCAAACGGAGGCTTGCCTCGACGAGCGCCTCGAGCGTCGCGGATCTTGACCTTGCCGAGCAGGCGCTGAAGTCGGCGCGGGCCAATATGGGAAAGGCAAAAGCCAGCCTGGATAAGACGCGCGAGCAGCTTGGATATGCCGAGCTGAGAGCCGAGTTCGACGGTGTCGTCGCGGCCACTTGGGTGGAAGTCGGGCAGACGGCGACCGCCGGTCAGCCGGTCCTCACAATCGCTCGCCTTGATCGGCGTGACGTGATCGTCGACGTTCCGGAGGCGCGTCTCAAATCCTTGCGCGTGGGGGATCGATTCGACATCGCCCTGCAGCTAGATGACACGCTGCGGACCTCAGGCGTCCTGCGCGAGATCGGCCCGCAGGCCGATGCCGGCACCCGCACGCACAGGCTGAAAATCGCCATCGACAAGGCACCGGAAGTTTTTCGTCTTGGATCGGTGGTCACCGCTACGCCGCCAAAGACGCAGCAGGGGCTACCCATCGGGCTGCCTGCAACGGCGGTCGTCAAGAGGGATGGCGCTGACCATGTCTGGGTGGTCGACCCGGCATCCCACACCGTTTCATTCAGACCCGTACGGCTCGACATCTCCCCGACCGGCGTCCGCTCCGTCCAGGTTCTTTCCGGTCTCAAGGACGGAGAAGAAGTGGTCGTCGCCGGCGTCAACCAGCTGGCCGAGGGACAGAGCGTGAAAACAGAACAGGAGCAGCGCCCGTGA